From the genome of Rathayibacter sp. VKM Ac-2759, one region includes:
- a CDS encoding Rv2578c family radical SAM protein — MRWSGQSVGAPDDSALPGLVRISDLVRTVRTPEFDGITFYEILAKSALNRVHTSSKMPFGWTINPMRGCTHACTYCFARPTHEYLEFDGGRDFDSQIVVKVNVAEVLTRELARPSWERHPVALGTNTDPYQRAEGRYRLMPGIIAALAASGTPLSILTKGSLLRRDLPLLREAAEHVPVDLGLSIAVWDEDLQHSLEPGAPSAAARLATVTAAREAGFECSVFLMPILPFLTDTTAHLDEALRACRAAGASSIMYSTLYLKPGVKEWFLQWLAHEHPELLDRYRSLYPGRSAYAPAEYRRWLSARIRPLMRAHRLEQGEEDPATGSVRSSALGSLGTLRTLGGERRSLQHDGLLAEELGAAGAAMLPGVGQPTLF; from the coding sequence AGCGCCCTCCCCGGGCTGGTCCGGATCTCCGATCTCGTGCGGACGGTCCGGACACCGGAGTTCGACGGCATCACCTTCTACGAGATCCTCGCGAAGTCGGCGCTCAACCGGGTGCACACCTCGTCGAAGATGCCCTTCGGCTGGACCATCAATCCGATGCGGGGCTGCACGCACGCCTGCACCTACTGCTTCGCCCGCCCGACCCACGAGTACCTCGAGTTCGACGGCGGCCGCGACTTCGACTCGCAGATCGTCGTCAAGGTCAACGTCGCCGAGGTGCTCACCCGCGAGCTGGCGCGGCCGAGCTGGGAGCGGCACCCGGTCGCGCTCGGCACCAACACCGACCCCTACCAGCGGGCCGAGGGGCGGTACCGGCTGATGCCCGGCATCATCGCGGCCCTCGCCGCGTCGGGGACGCCGCTGTCGATCCTGACCAAGGGCTCGCTCCTCCGGCGCGACCTGCCGCTGCTGCGCGAGGCGGCCGAGCACGTCCCCGTCGACCTCGGGCTCTCGATCGCCGTCTGGGACGAGGATCTGCAGCACTCCCTCGAGCCCGGCGCGCCCTCGGCCGCCGCGCGGCTCGCCACGGTCACCGCCGCACGGGAGGCGGGGTTCGAGTGCTCGGTGTTCCTCATGCCGATCCTGCCCTTCCTCACCGACACGACAGCGCACCTCGACGAGGCTCTGCGCGCGTGCCGGGCGGCGGGCGCGAGCTCGATCATGTACTCGACCCTCTACCTCAAGCCCGGTGTGAAGGAGTGGTTCCTGCAGTGGCTCGCGCACGAGCACCCCGAGCTCCTCGACCGGTACCGCTCGCTCTACCCGGGGCGCTCCGCCTACGCTCCCGCCGAGTACCGCCGGTGGCTGTCCGCGCGGATCCGCCCGCTGATGCGCGCCCACCGGCTCGAGCAGGGCGAGGAGGACCCGGCGACGGGCTCCGTGCGCTCCTCGGCGCTCGGATCGCTGGGGACGCTCCGGACCCTCGGGGGAGAGCGGCGCTCGCTCCAGCACGACGGGCTCCTCGCCGAGGAGCTCGGAGCCGCCGGCGCGGCGATGCTGCCGGGGGTGGGCCAGCCGACGCTCTTCTGA
- a CDS encoding DNA-binding response regulator — protein sequence MVTRSGEPSTGSSARSADDDGPRPVRLGLLDDHELVRDSMSSWIAAHAVDFELVVSAGTWLELVTSTVFPTQLVIMDFELREPISIEARIRTCRAAGATVVVISEREDEETRERSLRAGAARHLTRSQPMREVMESARSAMQMRSDAGTTSQWRPLPIGVAAQQRPRLSAGELEALRLYVAGASTPEVAARMNVQFETAKTYLRRVRQKYVKIGRPASRRAELIRRAAEDGFLE from the coding sequence ATGGTCACCCGCTCCGGTGAGCCCTCGACGGGCTCCTCCGCCCGGAGCGCCGACGACGACGGGCCCCGCCCCGTGCGGCTCGGGCTCCTCGACGACCACGAGCTGGTCCGCGACAGCATGAGCAGCTGGATCGCGGCGCACGCCGTCGACTTCGAGCTCGTCGTCAGTGCGGGAACGTGGCTCGAGCTCGTGACGAGCACGGTGTTCCCCACGCAGCTCGTGATCATGGACTTCGAGCTGCGCGAGCCGATCTCGATCGAGGCGCGGATCCGCACCTGTCGAGCCGCGGGAGCGACGGTCGTCGTGATCTCCGAGCGCGAGGACGAGGAGACCCGCGAGCGCTCCCTGCGCGCCGGCGCCGCCCGGCACCTGACCCGGTCGCAGCCCATGCGCGAGGTGATGGAGAGCGCGCGGTCGGCGATGCAGATGCGCTCGGACGCCGGGACGACGAGCCAGTGGCGTCCCCTCCCGATCGGCGTCGCCGCACAGCAGCGACCGCGCCTGAGCGCGGGGGAGCTGGAGGCGCTGCGCCTCTACGTCGCGGGCGCGAGCACTCCGGAGGTGGCGGCGCGGATGAACGTGCAGTTCGAGACCGCGAAGACCTACCTGCGCCGCGTTCGCCAGAAGTACGTCAAGATCGGACGTCCGGCCAGTCGCCGGGCCGAGCTGATCCGGCGCGCCGCCGAGGACGGATTCCTCGAGTGA
- a CDS encoding thymidine kinase: MAKLYFRYGAMNSGKSTSLLQAAFNYEERGHRVLLAKPAVDTKGDELIVSRLGVTRPVDILFHPGEDPVAVFTAARARVLAESARDVSALLVDEAQFLPEEHVDDLLRIAILENVPVLAYGIRTDFRTAAFPGSRRLLEIAHSLEELKTICRCGRKAIFNGRVVDGRFVFDGDQVAIDGAEVTYEALCGSCYLQESRGRLRG; the protein is encoded by the coding sequence ATGGCGAAGCTGTACTTCCGGTACGGGGCGATGAACAGCGGCAAGAGCACCTCCCTGCTGCAGGCCGCCTTCAACTACGAGGAGCGCGGGCACCGGGTGCTGCTCGCGAAGCCGGCGGTCGACACGAAGGGCGACGAGCTCATCGTGTCGCGCCTCGGCGTGACCCGTCCGGTGGACATCCTCTTCCACCCGGGCGAGGACCCGGTCGCCGTCTTCACCGCGGCACGGGCCCGCGTGCTCGCGGAATCGGCGCGCGACGTCAGCGCGCTGCTCGTCGACGAGGCGCAGTTCCTGCCCGAGGAGCACGTCGACGATCTGCTGCGGATCGCCATCCTCGAGAACGTCCCGGTGCTCGCCTACGGCATCCGGACCGACTTCAGAACGGCCGCGTTCCCCGGAAGCAGGCGGCTCCTCGAGATCGCGCACAGCCTCGAGGAGCTCAAGACCATCTGCCGGTGCGGGCGCAAGGCGATCTTCAACGGGCGCGTCGTCGACGGCCGTTTCGTCTTCGACGGTGACCAGGTGGCGATCGACGGAGCCGAGGTGACGTACGAGGCGCTCTGCGGATCCTGCTATCTGCAGGAGAGCCGCGGTCGCCTGAGAGGCTGA
- a CDS encoding sugar transferase produces MTSRETEAPLSQQQEGSDHLEQSGERARAARQHVNAGGSMTAQGITPRRRPSWEQDYRRRLLLSDVIAIVVSVFGTQLVWFDLDLNSDVGFNNPVDIAISYTWVSVVLSVAWLLALQVFDTRDRRIVGTGYVEYRRIVDASIWLFGIVAIIAYLLQILLARGYIVTAFPFGIVLICAGRLGWRSWLTRQRRQGRYASQVVLLGSRASVLHTARELRRGTEAGYKLVGAVSTSPGGAEALRSEDELSGLALHGFTGIDGVRAVMDATGADTVVVTSSDELAPQRIRELSWTLEPGREHLVVAPSLTDIGGPRIHTRPVAGLPLIHVETPRFDGRQRFAKRLFDIAASTLLIILSAPVLVVVAVLVKATSPGPILFRQERIGLNGATFEMLKFRSMVVDAEARLAALAAQQRDEGNSVLFKMAKDPRVTKVGTVLRRFSLDELPQFLNVFRGDMSLIGPRPPLGREVEQYEEHVHRRFLMKPGITGLWQVSGRSNLSWEDTVRLDLYYVENWSMTGDLIILFKTARAVLARDGAY; encoded by the coding sequence GTGACATCACGGGAAACGGAAGCACCCCTCTCGCAGCAGCAGGAGGGCTCCGACCATCTCGAGCAGTCGGGTGAGCGCGCGAGGGCCGCTCGTCAGCACGTGAACGCAGGGGGATCGATGACGGCGCAGGGGATCACGCCGAGGCGCCGACCGTCATGGGAGCAGGACTACCGGAGACGGCTCCTCCTCTCGGACGTCATCGCGATCGTCGTCTCCGTCTTCGGGACGCAGCTCGTCTGGTTCGACCTCGACCTCAACTCCGACGTAGGCTTCAACAACCCCGTCGACATCGCCATCAGCTACACCTGGGTCTCCGTCGTCCTGTCGGTCGCCTGGCTGCTCGCACTGCAGGTCTTCGACACCCGCGATCGCCGCATCGTCGGCACCGGCTACGTGGAGTACCGCCGCATCGTCGACGCCTCCATCTGGCTCTTCGGCATCGTCGCGATCATCGCCTACCTGCTGCAGATCCTGCTGGCCCGCGGCTACATCGTCACCGCGTTCCCCTTCGGCATCGTCCTCATCTGCGCGGGCCGGCTGGGCTGGCGCTCGTGGCTCACCCGTCAGCGCCGGCAGGGCCGCTACGCCAGCCAGGTCGTCCTGCTCGGCTCCCGCGCGAGCGTGCTGCACACCGCTCGGGAGCTCCGCCGCGGGACCGAGGCCGGCTACAAGCTGGTGGGCGCCGTCTCGACGTCGCCGGGGGGTGCGGAGGCGCTCCGCTCGGAGGACGAGCTGTCCGGTCTCGCGCTGCACGGCTTCACGGGGATCGACGGCGTCCGCGCCGTGATGGATGCGACCGGCGCCGACACCGTGGTCGTCACGAGTTCCGACGAGCTCGCACCGCAGCGCATCCGCGAGCTGAGCTGGACCCTCGAGCCCGGTCGCGAGCACCTCGTGGTGGCGCCGAGCCTCACCGACATCGGCGGTCCGCGCATCCACACCCGGCCGGTCGCCGGCCTCCCGCTGATCCACGTGGAGACCCCGCGGTTCGACGGTCGTCAGCGCTTCGCGAAGCGCCTCTTCGACATCGCCGCGTCGACGCTGCTCATCATCCTCAGCGCCCCCGTGCTGGTCGTCGTCGCGGTCCTCGTCAAGGCGACGAGCCCGGGGCCGATCCTGTTCCGTCAGGAGCGCATCGGGCTGAACGGCGCGACGTTCGAGATGCTCAAGTTCCGCTCGATGGTCGTCGACGCCGAGGCGCGGCTCGCGGCCCTCGCGGCCCAGCAGCGCGACGAGGGCAACTCCGTCCTGTTCAAGATGGCGAAGGACCCCCGCGTCACGAAGGTCGGCACGGTCCTCCGCCGCTTCAGCCTCGACGAGCTGCCCCAGTTCCTCAACGTCTTCCGCGGCGACATGTCGCTGATCGGCCCGCGCCCTCCGCTGGGTCGCGAGGTCGAGCAGTACGAGGAGCACGTGCACCGGCGCTTCCTGATGAAGCCGGGAATCACGGGCCTCTGGCAGGTCAGCGGACGCTCGAACCTCTCCTGGGAGGACACCGTCCGCCTCGACCTGTACTACGTCGAGAACTGGTCGATGACGGGCGACCTCATCATCCTCTTCAAGACCGCGCGCGCCGTCCTCGCGCGGGACGGAGCGTATTGA